The sequence GTTGGTGGTTCTCTACAAGATAATGTATTGCAGCAGAAAAAGCTATCTCAAGACAAAATTGGAAGACACCAAAAGATGAATATCATAACATTCGAGAggtatcaaaactcaaaagcaaacttctttacaaacaaaatattatcaagTTCATCAAGACAAATGTGGACGATACaagaatacaaaacaaatgCCGATCTCTTTTTTATTACCGAACCAAACAAATAACATCCTACACTCAAGCAACCACCAACCGAGGAAAGAGAGGTGGCAGATCCAAGAATCCACGAAGTATTGGTTCCCGATGCTACATACCGCACAAATAAGTTGATCGATAAGCAAGTAGCTGAAAATTTTGACATTTGTTTTGGTTCCTCATTCTGCTCTGGACTGACCAGCTCGAGAAGATAAGATAATGCCTACAATGAGGCCGTAAAGAGCAAGTGCTTCCGCAAAGATGAGGATAAGAATCATCCCAACAAAGAGCTTAGGCTGCTGAGCATTTGCCCTGAGAGAAATTTCAAAGTCAGTTAGCCcattaatttaaacattctcTACGAAAAGGATTATATAGTTGAAAGAGGAACAAACCTAACGCCCGCATCTCCGACAATTCCAATAGCCATACCAGCAGAGAGACCAGCAAGACCACAAGCAAGACCAGAGGAAAGGTGTGCATAGCCATCAAAGAGGTAGTAAGACTTAGCCTTTGGATTGATACCGGTACTGATGATAACAGCAATAATGAGTCCATAAATACCCAAAACACCAGCCATAACCACAGGGACAATAGACTTCATAACCAACTCAGGTCTCATCACTCCCATTGAAGCCACACCAACACCACTTTTTGCTGTCCCATAAGCAGCTCCCATACCTATGATATAAACCCAATCCAATAACATCTCAGGTTACAACCAAATACGATCCCTCCAGTTTTCAGGGAATGTAAACAAATCAATACCCAAATCCAGATTCTGATCTAAAAAGTTAACTTCCTCAGAATTGAGAGCCATATAGGAAGACTATGTTACACATTACACATTACACACATGATGATGCAATAGCACTGTTCATTTGTTTGAATCATAATTTGATCGAACCCCTAAGAATCACTAATCCATCAATCAATTAGGCCAACGATCTCATACATATAGGTCTCTAACTAGAGAGAAACGTGACTCTGTCTCTACAATCTCCACAAATCTCTAAGCAATCATCTGAATATCATAATGGTTTCAAGTAAACAGGACCAGGCTCAGATCAAACGGATTTTGATAACGaattgagaaagagaagaaaaatgcTTACAGGAGAAGACGAGAGCGGCTGCAGCGCCAAGGAAGCCGAAGAACGGAGCAGTTTCATCGCCGCTGAACGTAGACATCTCAAAAACTTGGATCGGAtcgcgagagagaaagagatttggAATTTTGCAGCGAGACctctctctgtgttttttttttgttttggtttttttttttttggatttttcagATGAGTGGAAGGAAACGACGTACAGTAGTAGTACCTCTGTTGTAACACGTTGCAATTTTAATTGGGCCGGTGTTAGGATGGACCTAACCAACGTCACCAGAATTGATTAAGAAGAGAGATTAGGAAGGATAGAGAGAAAGATGGCAAGATGATAACTTGATATTATTTCACTGATGACTCATTGATGACCTAACTCTCATCGGGATTCAAGGTTTAATACACATaagttattattaatttattaaaacgagAGTCTCTTTCACATTTAGCCACTTTTCTCTTGAGCCTTCTTCTGCTATTGTCTAGCTCTTCTCCCTTTAGTTcatatcttcttcctcatgaacGCAATAGGCACCCAAGTTGAAGGTCTGCGGCTAGAGAAACAACGAAGGTACGTCTCCAAACAACGATTTACGACCTCTGTTTGTCCGTCAGTCTGTGGGTGGTAGGATGTGATGCGTTTCAAGTGAGTGCCCTGAAGAGTGAAGAGTTCTGACCAAAATTTGCTGAGGAACACACGGTCACGGTCGGAAACTATGCTCTCCGGAAACCCATGTAGCTTAACTACCTCACATATGAATGCCTCTGCTACAGTCTTAGCCGTGGATGGGTGCTTTAGCCCAATGAAGTGACTGTATTTACTCAGACGGTCAACCACCACTAACACCGAGTTGAATCCCTTTGAAGTGGGCAGCCCTTCGATAAAATCCATACTGATGTCTGACCAAACTTGTTGAGGAACTGACAATGGTGCTAACAGACCCGCGAGAGATAGTGTATAGTATTTGTTCTCTTGACAAATTTGGCACTTTGTTATAAACTGTACCACATCCTTCCTCATACCTGGCCATGACACCTCTTGAGCCAACCTTTTGTAAGTCTTGAGCATGGAACTGCTGAAGAAGCTTTGGAATGAAGGGAGATCCAGCAGGTAACACCAACCTTCCCTGCATATAAACAACCCGTTGGCTAACTGATACAGTGGGTGAATTTGTCCTTTCTCAATGCTAGTTACGATAGCACTCAGTTCTGCATCCGCTTGAATTTGCTCTTTTAGTTCCTCCTTATCCAGATTAAGAGGTGCCACCAAGGTTCACTGCATCAAC comes from Camelina sativa cultivar DH55 chromosome 19, Cs, whole genome shotgun sequence and encodes:
- the LOC104766950 gene encoding V-type proton ATPase subunit c1; this encodes MSTFSGDETAPFFGFLGAAAALVFSCMGAAYGTAKSGVGVASMGVMRPELVMKSIVPVVMAGVLGIYGLIIAVIISTGINPKAKSYYLFDGYAHLSSGLACGLAGLSAGMAIGIVGDAGVRANAQQPKLFVGMILILIFAEALALYGLIVGIILSSRAGQSRAE